One genomic region from Dermacentor andersoni unplaced genomic scaffold, qqDerAnde1_hic_scaffold ctg00000039.1, whole genome shotgun sequence encodes:
- the LOC126528395 gene encoding uncharacterized protein: MADVPSKRARKSYLQHSMELGVQKTTFYRRWKEGEENADCSSAPSSAEPSTCGDDASPSCTGDDLSREPSPVGSEGSCMFREEAEDCDDSVESGSPPPLIEEEILATTFAALSSETLPNLASQLCLLIDRTKESLEEGLLKRIQRCDAVTDITSAACFHELSKAENLTYHDLTLTINRDGSPVFNSSKTSVWPLQIVVNELPPAKRLQNPVLTALWFGRTHPNMQTFLAKFVEQVKSMKPISWKTASSVHQSRVFVLCCAVDAPTRAAVLNMIQFNGLHGCPRCLTMATHREGGMRYVDQPAEERTHSQVIRDMHIAYITENTVNGFKGPSALMSLQGFNLVKGVSIEYMHCVLLGVTRQISEALFSTTNCSERYYVGRPSSVREVNNRLLSIQPPHCITRLPRRIDDRAHWKASEWKHWLLFYALPCLDGLIPHEYWRHLVKLSEAVHILLREEISTQQIDHAGKLSWKENVPSPWRSQKESVAWITVKG; the protein is encoded by the exons ATGGCCGACGTTCCGTCGAAAAGGGCGCGCAAGAGCTACTTGCAGCATAGCATGGAACTCGGCGTGCAGAAAACGACTTTTTACAGACGTTGGAAAGAAGGCGAGGAGAACGCGGATTGTTCCAGCGCACCGAGCAGCGCAGAGCCGTCTACGTGCGGGGATGACGCTTCGCCTTCCTGCACCGGCGACGATCTGTCCCGCGAACCCTCACCCGTCGGGTCTGAAGGAAGCTGCATGTTTCGCGAGGAAGCAGAAGACTGCGACGACTCAGTTGAGAGTGGATCGCCGCCGCCTCTTATCGAAGAGGAAATATTGGCCACTACATTTGCTGCACTCAGCTCGGAAACGCTGCCAAACCTTG CAAGTCAGCTTTGCCTTCTCATTGACAGGACAAAGGAAAGCCTGGAAGAAGGGCTCTTGAAGAGAATCCAGCGATGTGATGCTGTCACTGACATAACAAGTGCTGCTTGCTTTCATGAGCTTAGCAAAGCTGAGAACTTGACTTATCATGACTTGACTCTGACCATCAACAGAGATGGAAGTCCAGTTTTCAATTCCTCCAAGACATCAGTGTGGCCTCTGCAAATTGTGGTGAATGAGCTACCACCTGCCAAACGACTTCAAAATCCTGTTCTGACAGCACTATGGTTTGGGAGAACCCACCCGAATATGCAGACATTTCTTGCAAAGTTTGTTGAGCAGGTAAAAAGTATGAAGCCCATATCATGGAAGACTGCATCATCTGTACACCAATCTAGAGTAtttgtgctgtgctgtgctgtggaTGCACCTACACGTGCTGCCGTTCTGAACATGATTCAGTTCAACGGTCTGCATGGCTGCCCTCGGTGCCTCACGATGGCAACGCATAGAGAAG GTGGCATGCGCTACGTTGACCAGCCGGCTGAGGAAAGGACACATAGTCAAGTAATCAGAGACATGCATATTGCATACATTACAGAAAACACAGTGAATGGTTTCAAGGGCCCATCGGCTTTAATGAGCCTTCAAG GGTTCAACCTTGTCAAGGGAGTCAGCATCGAATACATGCACTGTGTTCTGCTAGGAGTCACAAGGCAAATAAGCGAGGCCTTGTTCAGTACAACTAACTGTTCTGAACGGTATTACGTCG GCAGGCCATCATCTGTGAGAGAAGTTAataaccgcttgttaagcattcAACCTCCTCACTGCATCACACGTCTACCCCGTCGCATCGATGACAGGGCTCATTGGAAGGCTTCAGAATGGAAGCACTGGCTTCTTTTCTACGCCCTGCCATGCCTTGATGGCCTGATCCCCCATGAGTACTGGCGTCACCTCGTAAAGCTGTCGGAGGCAGTACATATTCTGCTTAGAGAAGAGATATCTACTCAGCAGATAGACCATGCAGGTAAA CTGAGCTGGAAGGAAAATGTGCCTTCCCCCTGGAGGTCACAAAAAGAAAGTGTTGCCTGGATAACTGTAAAGGGCTAA